The following are encoded in a window of Corynebacterium argentoratense DSM 44202 genomic DNA:
- a CDS encoding energy-coupling factor ABC transporter ATP-binding protein, producing the protein MGLDATEILRVEGVSFAHFDGPPVLRDVNLAINRGDRIALLGANGAGKSTLFRLLAGAWKPTEGRVLLDDTAFSYSRKGRDTVRRRVQLVLQEPDDQLFAMTVAADVSYGPVNQGLDEDEVRTRVDAAMDAAEISDLAERVPHQLSYGQRKRVALAGALAMRPEVLLLDEPTAGLDPAGGRQLLRTLERLHEQGTAVVLSTHDVNLAYAFSETAAVIHDGQVVVGPKEDILGDAALMRTARLELPWAPAVSAALGRVVSRPEELIGEG; encoded by the coding sequence ATGGGGCTAGACGCCACAGAAATCCTCCGCGTCGAGGGTGTGTCTTTCGCACACTTCGACGGTCCACCTGTACTCCGCGACGTCAACCTCGCTATCAACCGTGGCGATCGGATCGCTCTGCTCGGGGCCAACGGTGCTGGGAAGTCCACATTGTTCCGACTACTGGCTGGCGCGTGGAAACCCACCGAAGGCCGTGTGCTCCTCGACGACACTGCTTTTAGCTATTCCCGTAAGGGGCGCGACACTGTCCGCCGGCGGGTACAGCTGGTGTTGCAGGAACCAGACGACCAACTCTTTGCCATGACGGTGGCTGCTGACGTGTCCTACGGGCCAGTCAACCAGGGCCTCGATGAGGACGAGGTGCGCACACGCGTGGACGCAGCGATGGACGCCGCAGAAATCAGCGATCTGGCTGAACGCGTGCCGCATCAACTGTCCTACGGTCAGCGCAAGCGTGTGGCTCTCGCAGGTGCGCTGGCGATGCGGCCTGAAGTGCTGCTGCTCGACGAGCCCACGGCCGGGTTGGATCCAGCTGGCGGCCGCCAGCTGCTGCGAACCCTTGAGCGCCTACACGAACAAGGCACAGCGGTTGTGTTGTCCACCCACGACGTCAACTTGGCGTATGCGTTCTCCGAGACCGCTGCGGTGATCCATGACGGTCAGGTGGTTGTGGGGCCTAAGGAGGACATTCTTGGTGACGCCGCGTTGATGCGCACAGCGCGGTTGGAGCTGCCGTGGGCACCCGCTGTCTCTGCCGCCCTCGGCCGGGTGGTCTCGAGGCCCGAGGAGCTCATCGGGGAAGGCTAG
- a CDS encoding acetyl-CoA hydrolase/transferase family protein, which produces MSDRIANATLRGKVMSAQEAAQFVNNNDNVGISGFTGSGYPKVLPTAIAERAKEAHARGDEYMISLFTGASTAPDCDGVLAEADAIKFRTPYQSDPILRNKINDGTTLYMDYHLSESGMYVQQGFFGKMDVAIVEAVRITEEGHIVPSSSIGNNVEYLDAADKIIIEVNTWQSEELEGMADIYRIAALPNRQPIPITEAGQRIGTTYIDIDINKVVAVVETDAADRNAPFKPIDDQSKQIAGHFLDFLEGEVRAGRLTYDGYVMQSGVGNVPNAVMSGLLDSKFENIRAYTEVIQDGMVDLIDAGKMTVASATAFSLSPEYAGRMNREAAKYAKSIILRPQQISNHPEVVRRLGLIATNGLIEADIYGNVNSTNVVGSRIMNGVGGSADFTRSAYISSFITPSDAKGGAISAIVPMVSHVDHTEQDVKVVITEYGYADLRGLAPRQKAEKMIALAHPDYRPMLQDYYDRALAAAKEGKIMQTPHLLDEALSFHQRFKETGSMKLS; this is translated from the coding sequence ATGTCTGATCGCATCGCTAATGCCACCCTGCGCGGCAAAGTCATGTCTGCCCAGGAAGCCGCACAGTTTGTCAACAACAACGACAACGTCGGCATCTCTGGCTTTACCGGTTCCGGCTACCCCAAGGTACTGCCGACCGCCATCGCAGAGCGCGCTAAGGAAGCACACGCTCGCGGTGACGAATACATGATCAGCCTCTTCACCGGCGCATCCACCGCTCCCGACTGCGACGGTGTCCTCGCCGAGGCTGACGCCATCAAGTTCCGCACCCCCTACCAGTCGGATCCGATCCTTCGGAACAAGATCAACGACGGCACCACCTTGTACATGGACTACCACCTCTCCGAGTCCGGCATGTACGTCCAGCAGGGCTTCTTCGGCAAGATGGACGTCGCCATCGTCGAGGCCGTCCGCATCACTGAAGAAGGCCACATCGTTCCTTCCTCCTCCATCGGTAACAACGTTGAGTACCTTGACGCCGCGGACAAGATCATCATCGAGGTTAACACCTGGCAGTCTGAAGAACTCGAAGGTATGGCCGACATCTACCGCATCGCCGCGCTGCCGAACCGCCAGCCGATTCCGATCACCGAAGCTGGCCAGCGCATCGGTACCACCTACATCGACATTGACATCAACAAGGTTGTTGCCGTTGTCGAGACCGATGCCGCCGACCGCAACGCACCCTTCAAGCCGATCGATGACCAGTCCAAGCAGATCGCTGGACACTTCCTTGACTTCCTCGAGGGTGAGGTTCGCGCTGGCCGACTGACCTACGACGGCTACGTCATGCAGTCCGGTGTCGGTAACGTCCCGAACGCTGTGATGAGCGGCCTGCTCGATTCCAAGTTCGAGAACATCAGGGCCTACACCGAGGTCATCCAGGACGGCATGGTCGACCTGATCGACGCAGGCAAGATGACTGTCGCCTCCGCCACCGCATTCTCCTTGTCTCCGGAGTACGCAGGGAGGATGAACCGCGAGGCCGCTAAGTATGCCAAGTCGATCATCCTGCGCCCGCAGCAGATCTCCAACCACCCCGAGGTTGTGCGTCGCCTAGGCTTGATCGCTACCAACGGCCTCATCGAGGCTGACATCTACGGCAACGTCAACTCCACCAATGTCGTTGGCTCCCGCATAATGAACGGTGTCGGAGGTTCCGCAGACTTCACCCGCAGCGCCTACATCTCCTCCTTCATCACCCCCTCGGATGCCAAGGGCGGTGCGATCTCCGCGATCGTTCCTATGGTCTCTCACGTCGACCACACCGAGCAGGACGTCAAGGTTGTTATCACCGAGTACGGCTACGCCGACCTCCGTGGCCTAGCACCTCGCCAGAAGGCCGAGAAGATGATTGCCCTGGCGCACCCGGACTACCGCCCGATGCTGCAGGACTACTACGATCGCGCCTTGGCTGCCGCCAAGGAAGGCAAGATCATGCAGACCCCGCATCTGTTGGACGAGGCTCTTTCCTTCCATCAGCGCTTCAAGGAGACCGGCAGCATGAAGCTGTCCTAG
- the dusB gene encoding tRNA dihydrouridine synthase DusB, with the protein MNDQVLKIGSLSLNSPVVLAPMAGVTNVAFRTLCRELEREKMGSVAGLYVCEMITARALCERNEKTMHMTTFAPDEDPRSLQLYTTDPHWTYEAAKMIVEENLADHIDMNFGCPVPKVTRRGGGSALPYKRRLFANIVAAAVKATEGTDIPVTVKFRVGIDAEHHTHLDAGRIAAEQGAAAVALHARTAAERYSGTAHWDEIARLKEHMVQHAGEDFPVLGNGDIFAADDAAKMMSQTGCDGVVIGRGCLGRPWLFAALSAQLQGLPIPPEPTLGEVTRIIQRHAELLVAHDGEKKGCRDLRKHSGWYLRGFPVGGDVRRALSGVKTLDELADILAPLSDSTAVADDAEGPRGRQGSPGKVVLPEGWLDDPEDESVPEGADIMHSGG; encoded by the coding sequence TTGAATGACCAGGTGTTAAAGATCGGATCTTTGAGCCTGAACTCCCCAGTCGTCCTCGCCCCCATGGCCGGCGTGACCAATGTTGCTTTCCGCACGCTGTGCCGCGAACTCGAACGGGAGAAAATGGGCAGTGTCGCCGGTCTGTACGTGTGCGAAATGATCACGGCACGCGCCTTGTGCGAGCGCAATGAAAAAACAATGCACATGACGACCTTCGCCCCGGACGAAGATCCGCGCTCTCTTCAGCTCTACACCACGGATCCTCACTGGACCTACGAGGCCGCGAAGATGATCGTGGAAGAAAACCTCGCTGATCACATCGACATGAACTTTGGTTGTCCGGTTCCGAAGGTCACCCGTCGCGGAGGCGGCAGCGCTCTGCCTTATAAACGTCGCTTGTTCGCCAACATTGTTGCGGCCGCAGTCAAGGCAACCGAGGGAACCGATATTCCCGTGACCGTGAAGTTTCGGGTTGGGATTGACGCCGAGCACCATACCCACCTCGATGCAGGGCGCATCGCGGCAGAGCAGGGTGCGGCAGCCGTTGCATTGCATGCACGCACGGCTGCCGAACGCTATTCGGGCACGGCGCACTGGGACGAGATCGCGCGCCTGAAGGAGCATATGGTGCAGCACGCCGGCGAGGACTTTCCCGTACTGGGCAATGGGGATATTTTTGCCGCTGATGACGCCGCGAAAATGATGTCCCAGACCGGCTGCGACGGTGTGGTCATTGGGCGCGGCTGCTTGGGACGGCCGTGGCTTTTTGCCGCTTTGTCAGCTCAGCTTCAGGGGCTACCCATTCCGCCAGAGCCCACATTGGGTGAGGTCACCAGGATTATTCAGCGCCATGCGGAGCTTCTAGTGGCCCACGATGGGGAGAAAAAAGGTTGCCGGGATTTGCGCAAGCATTCTGGCTGGTACCTGCGTGGATTCCCGGTCGGTGGAGATGTTCGGCGCGCCCTGTCTGGGGTGAAGACGTTGGACGAGCTCGCAGACATCCTCGCCCCATTGTCCGATTCGACAGCGGTAGCTGACGATGCGGAAGGTCCCCGCGGCCGCCAGGGTTCCCCGGGCAAGGTTGTTTTGCCGGAAGGTTGGTTGGATGATCCGGAGGATGAGTCCGTTCCCGAAGGCGCCGACATCATGCACTCCGGCGGATAG
- a CDS encoding acetyl-CoA C-acyltransferase, producing MVGAARTPRDVIIVGAARTPIGRLLGALSSVPATELGSTAIARALEQAHVDPTEVNAVIMGQVLQAGAGQNPTKQAALGAGIPRKAHTVTVNKVCLSGLTAIIDAARMLRLGDAEVVVAGGMESMSQAPHLLKGSRSGTKYGATQLADHMEVDGLSDAGTGISMGVLTEEYLDTYPVDASERDSCVVDSHNNAASGWERGVFDQEIAPVTVRGRKGDTIVERDEGIREGMTVEALQKLRPAFNPDGVLTAAHASQISDGAAAVVMCTRAYADEHGLQPLAVLRAHGQVAGPDASLQAQPGNAINQALSRQGWLAEDLDMIEINEAFADVVVHSGRMLGALGRGGVINPDGGAIAMGHPIGASGARLAVHAAHALNSGRATRAGIGLCGGGGQGEALLLEAP from the coding sequence ATTGTTGGGGCAGCACGCACCCCCCGCGACGTCATCATTGTTGGGGCAGCACGCACCCCCATCGGCCGACTTCTGGGGGCACTATCATCAGTTCCCGCCACAGAGCTGGGCAGCACCGCCATCGCCCGCGCACTCGAACAAGCGCATGTAGACCCCACCGAGGTCAACGCCGTCATCATGGGCCAGGTGCTCCAGGCAGGTGCCGGACAAAACCCCACCAAACAAGCAGCCCTGGGCGCCGGCATCCCCCGTAAGGCCCACACCGTCACGGTCAACAAAGTCTGCCTCTCCGGACTCACCGCAATTATTGACGCCGCGAGAATGCTGCGACTAGGAGACGCCGAGGTTGTCGTCGCCGGAGGCATGGAATCAATGTCCCAAGCACCACACCTGCTCAAAGGCTCACGCAGCGGCACAAAATACGGCGCCACCCAACTAGCCGACCACATGGAAGTCGACGGCCTCAGTGACGCAGGCACCGGGATCTCCATGGGAGTGCTCACCGAAGAATACCTGGACACCTACCCAGTCGACGCGTCAGAGCGTGACTCCTGCGTTGTGGATTCCCACAACAACGCGGCATCCGGCTGGGAACGCGGCGTCTTCGATCAAGAAATCGCGCCCGTGACCGTCCGCGGACGAAAGGGTGACACCATTGTCGAGCGCGACGAAGGCATCCGCGAAGGCATGACCGTGGAAGCCTTGCAGAAGCTGCGCCCCGCATTCAACCCGGACGGCGTACTCACCGCAGCACACGCCTCCCAGATTTCCGATGGCGCAGCGGCAGTAGTGATGTGCACCCGGGCTTACGCTGACGAGCACGGACTCCAACCGCTGGCAGTACTACGCGCCCACGGACAGGTCGCCGGACCGGACGCAAGCCTCCAAGCGCAACCCGGCAACGCCATCAACCAGGCACTATCCCGGCAAGGCTGGCTGGCCGAAGACCTCGACATGATCGAAATCAACGAAGCGTTCGCTGACGTCGTCGTGCACTCCGGCCGCATGCTTGGGGCGCTCGGCAGGGGCGGCGTCATCAATCCCGATGGCGGAGCCATCGCCATGGGGCATCCCATCGGAGCCAGTGGCGCGCGCCTGGCCGTCCACGCAGCACATGCGCTGAACTCGGGACGCGCTACACGCGCAGGCATCGGCCTGTGTGGCGGCGGTGGGCAAGGCGAAGCATTGCTACTGGAAGCACCCTAA
- a CDS encoding enoyl-CoA hydratase translates to MSTFENILIERRGRVALITLNRPKALNALNSQTMEELVQATGELDGDTGVGCIVLTGSEKAFAAGADIKEMSSQSATEMYMSNFFAHWENFTRVKTPIIAAVSGYALGGGCELAMMCDIIIASESAKFGQPEINLGVIPGMGGSQRLTRAIGKSKAMEMCLTGRMMGAEEAERSGLVSRVVANDELLDEALKTAETIASKSKVAGVMVKEVVNAAYEMPLAQGINFERRVFHSVFASEDQKEGMSAFVDKREAEFKHR, encoded by the coding sequence ATGAGCACTTTTGAGAACATCCTCATCGAACGCCGCGGACGCGTCGCACTAATCACCCTGAACCGTCCGAAGGCACTGAACGCCTTGAACAGCCAGACCATGGAGGAGCTGGTCCAGGCAACCGGCGAACTAGACGGTGACACCGGTGTGGGCTGCATTGTTCTGACCGGCAGTGAAAAAGCTTTCGCCGCAGGCGCAGACATTAAGGAAATGTCTAGCCAATCCGCGACCGAGATGTACATGTCGAACTTCTTCGCCCACTGGGAAAACTTCACCAGGGTCAAGACCCCCATAATCGCGGCAGTGTCCGGCTACGCGCTGGGCGGTGGCTGCGAGCTCGCCATGATGTGCGACATCATCATCGCCTCCGAGTCAGCCAAGTTTGGCCAGCCAGAAATCAACCTAGGTGTCATCCCCGGCATGGGCGGCTCCCAGCGACTGACCCGCGCTATTGGCAAATCCAAGGCCATGGAGATGTGCCTAACCGGCCGCATGATGGGAGCCGAGGAAGCTGAGCGCTCCGGCCTGGTCTCCCGTGTCGTGGCCAACGACGAGCTGTTGGATGAAGCGCTGAAGACGGCTGAAACCATTGCGTCCAAGTCGAAGGTGGCGGGCGTAATGGTCAAGGAAGTCGTCAACGCAGCCTACGAGATGCCCCTGGCCCAGGGCATCAACTTCGAGCGTCGTGTCTTCCACTCTGTGTTCGCCTCCGAGGACCAGAAGGAAGGCATGTCTGCCTTCGTCGACAAGCGCGAAGCCGAGTTCAAGCACCGCTAA
- a CDS encoding AMP-binding protein, whose product MTAHTMNPTNPTTQKFKEVRDKLIELREDYDAARDYFEWPRFEEFNFALDWFDHLGTDPETKDNEALVISEMDGSETRRTFAELSARSGQLANWLASVGVKRGDRVMLMLNNQVELWETMLACIKGGFVLNPATAMLGPADLADRTERANISWVVANPEDAEKFGAVPGDFTVIQVGQEPPAQDGHPTLAYDDSFNAPVEFTPSQPTKADEMLLLYFTSGTTSKAKLVEHTHTSYPVGHLSTMYWIGLEPGDVHLNVAAPGWAKHAWSNFFAPWIAGATIFLYNYARFDAAALMAKMDEEGVSSFCAPPTVWRMLVQADLSRLKTPPKKVVAAGEPLNPELISVVEKSWKTTIRDGFGQTESSVQIANSPSQPLKPGSMGRPLPGMDVVLIDPATDEIGDHGEICLRLDPRPVGLTPGYYGDEAKNAETFRDGFYHTGDIAERDEDGYLTYIGRSDDVFKASDYRLSPFELESVVIEHPAVAEVAVVPSPDPLRLAVPKAYVALAPGHEPTAEVAESILKHCREGLAPYKRIRRLEFFDLPKTVSGKIRRVELRKREDVIHAEDQGANKAGTEFADSDFPSLRG is encoded by the coding sequence ATGACCGCGCATACGATGAACCCCACGAACCCCACGACACAGAAATTCAAGGAGGTCCGCGACAAGCTCATTGAGCTGCGCGAAGATTACGACGCCGCCCGCGACTACTTCGAGTGGCCCCGTTTTGAAGAATTCAACTTTGCCCTCGACTGGTTTGATCACCTCGGCACAGACCCCGAGACCAAGGACAACGAAGCGCTCGTTATCTCCGAGATGGACGGCAGCGAAACACGACGCACGTTTGCGGAGTTGTCCGCACGTTCCGGGCAGCTAGCCAACTGGTTGGCCAGCGTTGGCGTCAAGCGAGGCGACCGCGTGATGCTCATGCTCAACAACCAGGTCGAGCTGTGGGAAACCATGCTCGCTTGCATTAAGGGAGGCTTTGTCCTCAACCCGGCGACCGCCATGCTGGGCCCTGCGGACTTGGCTGACCGCACCGAACGCGCAAATATCTCCTGGGTTGTTGCCAACCCCGAGGACGCGGAAAAGTTCGGGGCGGTGCCGGGTGACTTCACCGTGATTCAGGTGGGTCAAGAGCCGCCGGCGCAGGATGGGCACCCCACACTCGCCTACGACGATTCCTTCAACGCGCCCGTGGAGTTCACTCCTTCCCAGCCGACCAAGGCGGATGAGATGCTGCTGCTGTACTTCACCTCGGGTACCACCTCGAAAGCGAAGCTGGTGGAGCACACCCACACCTCCTACCCTGTGGGACACCTGTCCACCATGTACTGGATCGGCCTAGAACCCGGTGATGTGCACCTTAACGTGGCGGCACCCGGCTGGGCTAAGCACGCATGGTCGAATTTTTTCGCTCCGTGGATTGCTGGAGCCACTATCTTCCTGTACAACTACGCCCGTTTCGACGCCGCGGCTCTGATGGCGAAGATGGATGAAGAAGGCGTGAGCTCTTTCTGTGCGCCCCCAACGGTGTGGCGCATGCTGGTGCAGGCCGATCTGAGCCGATTGAAAACCCCTCCAAAGAAGGTGGTTGCTGCTGGTGAACCACTGAATCCCGAGCTAATTTCGGTGGTCGAAAAGTCGTGGAAGACAACCATTCGAGATGGCTTTGGACAGACAGAGTCGAGCGTCCAGATCGCTAACTCCCCGAGCCAGCCTTTGAAGCCTGGATCTATGGGTCGGCCGTTGCCGGGAATGGACGTGGTGTTGATTGATCCCGCGACCGATGAGATCGGCGACCATGGCGAGATCTGCCTTCGCCTGGATCCTCGTCCCGTCGGCCTGACCCCGGGCTACTACGGCGACGAGGCCAAGAATGCGGAAACCTTCCGCGACGGCTTCTATCACACAGGTGACATTGCAGAGCGGGACGAAGACGGCTACCTCACCTACATTGGTCGCTCCGACGACGTCTTCAAGGCATCTGACTACCGATTGTCTCCGTTTGAATTGGAGTCCGTGGTGATTGAGCATCCTGCGGTTGCTGAGGTTGCGGTTGTGCCGTCTCCCGACCCCTTGCGTCTTGCTGTGCCCAAGGCCTATGTCGCTTTGGCGCCGGGGCACGAGCCGACTGCGGAGGTTGCCGAATCTATTCTGAAGCACTGCCGCGAGGGGCTGGCTCCCTACAAGCGCATCCGTCGTCTTGAGTTCTTTGATCTTCCGAAGACGGTGTCTGGCAAGATTCGTCGCGTTGAGCTACGCAAGCGCGAAGACGTTATCCATGCGGAGGACCAAGGTGCTAACAAGGCTGGCACGGAGTTTGCAGACAGCGACTTCCCGAGCCTGCGTGGCTAG
- a CDS encoding acyl-CoA dehydrogenase family protein — protein sequence MNDDHAPFPGPHAAAPLADSPINTELLANVPFPNADILEVERLLSEEERAHLHKVRNFLQTEIRPVVGPYWDREEFPFELLPKLAEYGLGEIELSGFSRLLKGLLYAEVTRADVSLSALVGIHNELVVGAIDQLGSEEHKNTWLDGLRNFTKVGCFALTEPDHGSDIAGGLATTAKRTEDGWVITGSKRWIGGGTFADFAVVFARDVDDNHVKGFIVELDRDGVSKTKISRKMGLRIMQNADLGFDNVLVPHAALLPGATTFAGTNVMLRNSRAWVGWQAAGVQLAIFERARDYVLTRDQFGKKLAKFQLVQEQLARMVGNAAASISMLAQVAWLQENSGFDMPHAALAKATATRFARESASLARAMGGGNGILTDFELSKLFNDVEILYTYEGTYEINSLIVGRAVTGVSAFV from the coding sequence ATGAACGACGATCACGCCCCATTCCCAGGCCCCCACGCCGCAGCACCGCTCGCGGACTCCCCCATCAACACCGAGCTCCTTGCAAACGTGCCTTTCCCCAACGCGGACATCCTAGAAGTCGAGCGCCTGCTCTCCGAGGAAGAGCGCGCACACCTGCACAAAGTCCGTAACTTCCTCCAAACCGAGATCCGCCCAGTCGTCGGCCCCTACTGGGACCGCGAAGAATTCCCCTTCGAGCTATTGCCCAAACTAGCCGAATACGGCCTGGGCGAAATCGAATTGTCCGGCTTTTCCCGACTGCTCAAAGGCCTGCTCTACGCTGAAGTCACCCGCGCAGACGTCTCTCTGTCTGCGCTCGTCGGTATCCACAACGAACTCGTGGTTGGTGCAATCGATCAACTCGGCTCAGAGGAGCACAAAAACACCTGGCTCGACGGTCTGCGCAACTTCACCAAGGTCGGCTGCTTCGCGTTGACCGAGCCTGACCACGGTTCCGATATCGCCGGCGGCCTGGCAACCACCGCTAAGCGCACCGAGGACGGCTGGGTGATCACTGGTTCCAAACGCTGGATCGGCGGCGGCACCTTCGCCGATTTCGCTGTGGTGTTCGCCCGCGACGTCGACGATAACCACGTCAAGGGATTCATCGTTGAACTCGACCGCGACGGTGTGTCGAAGACGAAGATTTCCCGCAAGATGGGTCTTCGCATCATGCAAAACGCAGACCTCGGATTCGACAATGTCCTCGTCCCCCATGCCGCGCTTTTGCCCGGCGCAACGACTTTCGCCGGCACCAATGTGATGCTGCGGAACTCTCGTGCTTGGGTGGGCTGGCAGGCTGCTGGCGTGCAGTTGGCGATCTTCGAACGCGCACGCGATTACGTGCTCACCCGCGATCAGTTTGGCAAGAAGTTGGCGAAGTTCCAGCTGGTCCAGGAGCAGTTGGCCCGCATGGTGGGCAATGCTGCGGCGTCGATCTCGATGCTCGCGCAGGTGGCGTGGCTGCAGGAAAACAGTGGTTTTGATATGCCGCATGCTGCGTTGGCGAAGGCTACGGCTACCCGTTTTGCCCGCGAGTCTGCTTCCCTTGCTCGCGCGATGGGTGGCGGCAATGGAATCCTCACGGATTTCGAATTGTCCAAGCTTTTTAACGACGTGGAGATCCTCTACACCTACGAGGGCACGTATGAGATCAACTCCCTGATTGTTGGCCGCGCTGTGACCGGCGTATCGGCGTTTGTTTAG
- a CDS encoding SDR family oxidoreductase, with protein MSVRSLLDDAAGVSAVVTGAASGLGAATSAMLADAGVQVFGLDLEAGIDKVCDTAPEGIRFIATDVTDHAAVQEAVATAAAAAPLRLAVTCAGICPSKRILGHSSELFSTTLAVNLTGTFNVMQAAAAVMAEQEPVDADGQRGLIVTTASVAAFEGQMGQAAYAASKGGVHALTISAARDLASKGIRVNSIAPGIVTTPMMAGITEEFREALEALVPFPKRMAQPEEYAQLVKSLADNPYLNGETIRMDGALRMPPR; from the coding sequence GTGAGTGTTCGTTCTTTGCTTGATGACGCCGCGGGGGTTTCTGCTGTCGTGACGGGTGCGGCATCCGGGTTGGGTGCCGCGACGTCTGCGATGTTGGCTGATGCGGGTGTGCAGGTGTTTGGTCTGGATCTTGAGGCAGGTATTGATAAGGTCTGCGATACTGCGCCGGAGGGTATTCGGTTTATCGCCACGGATGTGACCGATCATGCGGCGGTGCAGGAGGCTGTGGCTACTGCTGCTGCGGCTGCGCCTCTACGTCTCGCGGTGACCTGTGCAGGTATTTGCCCGAGTAAGAGAATTCTGGGGCATTCGAGTGAGCTCTTTTCCACCACGTTGGCGGTGAACCTCACGGGTACATTCAACGTGATGCAGGCCGCTGCGGCGGTGATGGCGGAGCAGGAGCCTGTGGATGCGGATGGGCAGCGCGGCTTGATCGTAACGACGGCATCCGTGGCTGCCTTCGAAGGGCAGATGGGGCAGGCTGCCTACGCGGCGTCCAAGGGCGGGGTGCATGCGTTGACCATTTCTGCCGCCCGCGACCTGGCGTCGAAGGGTATTCGTGTCAACAGCATCGCCCCGGGCATTGTGACGACTCCGATGATGGCTGGCATCACCGAGGAGTTCCGTGAGGCGTTGGAAGCCCTGGTGCCTTTCCCGAAACGGATGGCGCAGCCGGAAGAATATGCCCAGTTGGTGAAGTCTTTGGCGGATAACCCCTACCTCAATGGCGAAACTATCCGCATGGATGGTGCGCTGCGCATGCCTCCTCGTTAA
- a CDS encoding acetoin utilization protein AcuC — translation MNTRPLVLHDDTLERYSFGPEHPMGPDRVRLAMKLSEHFDLLDRVDIAPAPAASEDLLLRIHTPEYLEALKEGRPRPEFGIGDDDHPLAPNLHTIARHVVSGTVEATRAVWEGEVKRAVNLSGGLHHAGPSKQSGFCTFNDAAVAISWLLDHGATRIAYVDLDAHHGDGVEQAFWDDPRVLTISVHESGLYLFPGTGFANDIGGPHAAGTAVNVAMPKGTSDIDWLYAVHGIVPPLLQKFRPEIVITQHGADAHRRDPLTDLDVSVDALAKAYRSMSRWADRFCGGKWVAIGGGGYQRDSVARTWTHLVAAILGEKLDPEAPMPGWWADEARCETSDTIGDIGARNVLKEYHPERVLSDNPCGPIVATSRAIFPYWGLVPYH, via the coding sequence ATGAACACACGTCCACTTGTGCTCCACGACGACACCCTCGAGCGCTACAGCTTCGGCCCCGAGCACCCCATGGGGCCCGATCGTGTGCGCCTAGCGATGAAGCTCTCCGAGCATTTTGACCTGCTCGATCGCGTCGATATCGCCCCGGCACCAGCCGCAAGCGAAGACCTGTTGCTGCGCATCCACACCCCCGAATACCTCGAAGCACTTAAAGAAGGCCGCCCCCGGCCGGAATTCGGCATCGGCGACGACGACCACCCCCTCGCACCCAACCTGCACACCATCGCGCGACATGTTGTCTCCGGCACCGTCGAGGCAACCCGCGCAGTGTGGGAGGGGGAAGTGAAGCGGGCGGTCAACCTATCCGGAGGGCTGCACCACGCAGGGCCCAGCAAACAAAGCGGTTTTTGTACTTTTAATGACGCCGCGGTGGCGATTTCTTGGTTGCTGGATCACGGTGCCACACGGATCGCCTACGTCGACCTTGACGCACACCACGGTGATGGGGTGGAACAAGCCTTTTGGGATGACCCCAGGGTGCTGACCATCAGCGTGCACGAATCCGGGCTCTATCTCTTCCCCGGCACAGGGTTCGCCAACGATATTGGTGGGCCGCACGCGGCCGGGACCGCAGTCAACGTGGCCATGCCCAAAGGCACCTCCGACATCGACTGGCTGTACGCGGTGCACGGGATAGTTCCACCGCTGCTGCAAAAATTCCGACCCGAGATCGTGATCACGCAGCACGGTGCGGACGCGCACAGGCGTGACCCCCTCACAGACCTCGACGTCAGCGTCGATGCCTTGGCTAAGGCCTACCGTTCGATGTCTCGCTGGGCGGACCGATTCTGCGGCGGCAAATGGGTGGCAATCGGTGGGGGAGGCTACCAGCGTGATTCCGTTGCACGCACCTGGACCCACCTTGTGGCAGCGATACTTGGGGAAAAGCTTGACCCCGAAGCACCCATGCCAGGGTGGTGGGCAGATGAGGCCCGCTGCGAAACCTCTGACACCATTGGCGACATCGGCGCCCGCAATGTGCTCAAGGAATACCACCCAGAGAGGGTCTTAAGCGACAACCCCTGCGGCCCCATCGTCGCCACGTCGCGGGCTATCTTCCCCTACTGGGGGCTCGTGCCCTACCACTAG